One segment of Bradyrhizobium sp. WD16 DNA contains the following:
- a CDS encoding ABC transporter ATP-binding protein, producing MTYALETINLQKHFGGLAVTRDLSLKVKRGARHALIGPNGAGKTTVINLLTGVLRPNGGQILLDGADITSLPVHQRVLRGLSRTFQINQLYPELTPLETVGLAVSERLGHGSDWWRVLGTRPDVNGEIAEHLARFHLFDVRGERTATLPYGKQRLLEIAVAIATKPRVLLLDEPAAGVPESERHDILAAVASLPRDVTVLLIEHDMDLVFSFADRISVLVSGAMLVEGEPDDVARDPQVKAVYLGEGADV from the coding sequence ATGACCTACGCACTCGAAACCATCAATCTGCAGAAGCATTTCGGCGGCCTCGCCGTCACCCGCGACCTGTCGCTCAAGGTCAAGCGCGGCGCCCGCCACGCTTTGATCGGCCCGAACGGCGCCGGCAAGACCACGGTGATCAATCTGCTCACCGGTGTGCTGCGGCCGAATGGCGGACAGATCCTGCTGGACGGCGCCGACATCACCTCGCTGCCGGTGCATCAGCGGGTGCTGCGCGGCCTGTCCCGGACCTTCCAGATCAACCAGCTCTATCCCGAGCTGACGCCGCTCGAGACCGTCGGTCTCGCGGTATCCGAGCGGCTCGGCCATGGCTCGGACTGGTGGCGGGTGCTCGGCACCCGGCCGGACGTCAACGGCGAAATCGCCGAGCACCTGGCGCGTTTCCACCTGTTCGACGTGCGCGGCGAGCGCACCGCGACGCTTCCTTACGGCAAGCAGCGGCTGCTCGAGATCGCCGTGGCGATCGCCACCAAGCCGCGCGTGCTGCTGCTCGACGAGCCGGCCGCCGGCGTGCCGGAGAGCGAGCGCCACGACATTCTCGCGGCGGTGGCGAGCCTGCCCCGCGACGTCACCGTTCTGCTGATCGAACACGACATGGATCTCGTTTTTTCCTTCGCCGACCGGATCTCGGTGCTGGTCAGCGGCGCCATGCTGGTCGAAGGCGAGCCGGACGACGTGGCGCGCGATCCCCAGGTCAAGGCGGTGTATCTTGGCGAGGGTGCCGATGTCTGA
- a CDS encoding ABC transporter ATP-binding protein, producing the protein MSDLLAITDLRAGYGEAVVLPKLTLSLPEGQVLALLGRNGTGKTTLINSIVGVTRRFSGNIVLGGEDFTRMRPDQRARAGIGWVPQERNIFRSLTVEENMTAVAQPGPWTLERVYEMFPRLYERRRNFGNQLSGGEQQMLAIGRALTLNPKVLLLDEPTEGLAPIIVDELLAALGKITRSGGICSIIVEQNARKILGLADRAVILERGSIVHDAPSVALINDPATLERFLGVSGGAGH; encoded by the coding sequence ATGTCTGACCTGCTGGCGATCACCGATCTGCGCGCCGGCTACGGCGAGGCCGTGGTGCTGCCGAAATTGACCCTGTCGCTGCCTGAAGGCCAGGTTCTGGCGCTGCTCGGCCGCAACGGCACCGGCAAAACCACATTGATCAATTCCATCGTCGGGGTCACCCGCCGCTTTTCCGGCAACATCGTTCTCGGTGGGGAGGATTTCACCAGGATGCGGCCCGACCAGCGCGCCCGTGCCGGCATCGGCTGGGTGCCGCAGGAGCGCAACATCTTCCGCTCCCTCACCGTCGAGGAGAACATGACGGCGGTGGCCCAGCCGGGACCCTGGACCCTCGAGCGGGTCTACGAAATGTTTCCGCGGCTTTACGAGCGCCGCCGCAATTTCGGCAATCAGCTGTCGGGCGGCGAGCAGCAGATGCTGGCGATCGGCCGCGCGCTCACGCTCAATCCGAAGGTGCTGCTGCTCGACGAGCCGACCGAAGGCCTTGCGCCAATCATCGTCGACGAGCTTCTGGCGGCACTCGGCAAGATCACCCGTTCGGGCGGCATCTGTTCCATCATCGTCGAGCAGAACGCCCGCAAGATTCTCGGCCTCGCCGACCGGGCGGTGATCCTGGAGCGCGGTTCGATCGTCCACGATGCGCCGAGCGTGGCGCTGATCAACGATCCGGCGACGCTGGAGCGCTTTCTCGGGGTTTCCGGCGGCGCCGGGCATTGA
- a CDS encoding cobalamin-independent methionine synthase II family protein — protein sequence MQRTIPPFRADEVGSLLRPQRIKEARAKLEAGEIDAAELRRIEDVEIEKVVHKQKSIGLQLATDGEFRRSWWHFDFLAKLTGCELYHPEGIQFAGVTTRPDNVRVTGKIDFADDHPMLDHFRFLNKQCAVTGATAKMTIPSPAVLHFRGGRKAISKDVYPDLEPFFEDLARTYRKAVKAFYDAGCRYLQFDDTVWAYLCSQDELKKVRERGEEVDRLQEIYARVINYAIADRPADMAITTHVCRGNFRSTWISSGGYEPVAETLLAGTNYDGYFLEYDSDRAGGFEPLRFLPKGKKVVVVGVITSKFGQLERKDDVKRRLEEAAKFVDIDQLAVSPQCGFASTEEGNILSEEEQWAKLSLAVEVANEVWGK from the coding sequence ATGCAGCGAACGATACCACCTTTCCGCGCCGACGAGGTCGGCAGCCTGTTGCGTCCGCAGCGCATCAAGGAAGCCCGTGCCAAGCTGGAGGCCGGTGAAATCGATGCCGCCGAACTGCGGCGCATCGAGGACGTCGAGATCGAAAAGGTCGTCCACAAGCAGAAGTCGATCGGCTTGCAGCTCGCGACCGACGGCGAGTTCCGGCGCTCGTGGTGGCACTTCGATTTCCTCGCCAAGCTCACCGGCTGCGAACTCTATCACCCGGAAGGCATCCAGTTCGCCGGCGTCACCACCCGGCCGGACAATGTCCGCGTCACCGGCAAGATCGATTTCGCCGACGACCACCCGATGCTCGATCACTTCCGGTTTCTCAACAAGCAGTGCGCCGTGACCGGCGCCACCGCCAAGATGACGATTCCCTCGCCGGCGGTGCTGCATTTCCGCGGCGGCCGCAAGGCGATCTCCAAGGACGTCTATCCCGATCTCGAACCGTTCTTCGAGGATCTGGCACGGACCTATCGCAAGGCGGTGAAGGCGTTCTACGACGCCGGCTGCCGCTACCTGCAGTTCGACGACACCGTGTGGGCCTATCTGTGCTCGCAGGACGAGCTCAAGAAAGTGCGCGAACGCGGCGAGGAGGTCGATCGCCTGCAGGAGATCTACGCCCGCGTCATCAACTACGCCATCGCCGACAGGCCGGCCGACATGGCCATCACCACCCACGTCTGCCGCGGCAATTTCCGTTCGACCTGGATCTCCTCGGGCGGCTACGAGCCGGTGGCGGAGACGCTGCTGGCCGGCACCAATTACGATGGCTATTTCCTGGAATACGATTCCGACCGTGCCGGCGGTTTCGAGCCGCTGCGCTTCCTGCCGAAGGGCAAGAAGGTCGTCGTGGTCGGGGTCATCACTTCGAAATTCGGCCAGCTCGAGCGCAAGGACGACGTCAAGCGCCGGCTGGAGGAGGCCGCCAAGTTCGTCGACATCGACCAGCTCGCGGTCTCGCCCCAGTGCGGCTTCGCCTCGACCGAAGAGGGCAATATCCTCTCCGAGGAAGAGCAGTGGGCCAAGCTGAGCCTTGCCGTCGAGGTCGCCAACGAAGTCTGGGGCAAATAA
- a CDS encoding chloride channel protein, translating into MPSTSRYLEAPLRLRALVRARESSLVLLAALIGVMGGLGVAAMSGAVSFLHAALFGLPLGARLSAQPRLDPATALLVPSLGGLAIGLAFLVLLRWRPAREVDPIEANALHGGRMSFRGSVIVALQTVWSSGVGASVGLEAGYTQLSSGLAASVGRAFHLRRADQRIMVGCGAAAAIAGAFGAPLAGAFYAFELVIGGYTPAALTPVGVAAVLGFVVARVFAPFSIGIVSGQIGEVATQDLVIAGLLGTVAALFGIALMRSVALWEKILNRRWLWPPLRPMLGGLIVGLFALATPQVMSSGHGALHLAGLDEMSLRMIALVFVLKTLASIASLGSGFRGGLFFASLLLGALGGRLFAAGLAVLFPGAVLDPNVYSIIGMGALSASIIGGPLTMSFIALETTGNLWLATAVLVAIIISAQLTREIFGYSFATWRFHLRGETIRSAADVGWIRDLTVGSMMRGDVPTVFAGMALGEFRTKFPLGSRTQVVAVDADGRYAGMTLVTEAHAEETTAAQVRDILHCQSAMLLPRMNIQEAVAAFDKAEAESLAVVDSVEDRRVVGLLTEAYALRRYSEESEQRRREALGEL; encoded by the coding sequence ATGCCATCCACGAGCCGCTATCTCGAAGCCCCGCTGCGCTTGCGCGCCCTGGTCCGGGCACGGGAATCCAGCCTCGTCCTGCTCGCGGCCCTGATCGGCGTGATGGGCGGTCTCGGCGTCGCCGCCATGAGCGGCGCGGTCAGCTTCCTGCACGCGGCGCTGTTCGGGCTGCCGCTCGGCGCCCGCCTCTCCGCCCAGCCGCGGCTCGATCCAGCCACGGCGCTGCTGGTGCCTTCTCTCGGCGGGCTGGCGATCGGCCTCGCATTCCTCGTGCTGCTGCGCTGGCGGCCCGCACGAGAAGTCGACCCGATCGAAGCCAACGCCCTGCATGGCGGCCGGATGTCGTTCCGCGGCAGCGTCATCGTGGCGCTGCAGACGGTCTGGTCGAGCGGCGTCGGCGCCTCGGTCGGGCTGGAGGCCGGCTACACCCAGCTCTCCAGCGGCCTCGCCGCCTCGGTCGGCCGCGCCTTCCACCTGCGTCGCGCCGACCAGCGCATCATGGTGGGCTGCGGCGCCGCCGCCGCGATCGCCGGCGCCTTCGGCGCACCGCTGGCCGGCGCGTTCTACGCCTTCGAACTGGTGATCGGCGGCTACACCCCGGCGGCGCTCACCCCGGTCGGCGTCGCCGCGGTGCTCGGCTTCGTCGTCGCCCGCGTCTTCGCCCCATTCTCGATCGGTATCGTCTCCGGCCAGATCGGCGAAGTGGCGACCCAGGACCTGGTGATCGCCGGCCTGCTCGGCACGGTGGCCGCACTGTTCGGCATCGCCCTGATGCGCAGCGTCGCGCTCTGGGAGAAGATCCTCAACCGGCGCTGGCTATGGCCGCCGCTGCGGCCGATGCTGGGCGGGCTGATCGTCGGTCTGTTCGCCCTCGCCACGCCCCAGGTGATGTCGTCAGGACACGGCGCGCTGCATCTCGCCGGCCTCGACGAGATGAGCCTGCGGATGATCGCCCTCGTCTTCGTGCTCAAGACACTGGCCTCGATCGCCTCGCTCGGCTCCGGCTTTCGCGGCGGCCTGTTCTTCGCCTCGCTGCTGCTCGGCGCGCTGGGCGGACGGCTGTTCGCCGCCGGGCTCGCCGTGCTGTTTCCCGGCGCCGTGCTCGATCCGAACGTCTATTCGATCATCGGCATGGGAGCACTGTCGGCCTCGATCATCGGCGGGCCGTTGACGATGTCCTTCATCGCGCTCGAGACCACGGGCAATCTCTGGCTCGCCACCGCCGTGCTGGTCGCGATCATCATCTCCGCCCAGCTCACCCGCGAGATCTTCGGCTATTCCTTCGCGACCTGGCGCTTCCACCTGCGGGGCGAGACCATCCGCAGCGCCGCCGATGTCGGCTGGATTCGCGACCTCACCGTCGGCAGCATGATGCGCGGCGACGTTCCGACCGTGTTCGCCGGCATGGCACTCGGCGAATTCAGGACGAAATTCCCGCTCGGCTCGCGCACCCAGGTGGTGGCGGTCGACGCCGACGGCCGCTATGCCGGCATGACGCTGGTGACCGAAGCCCATGCCGAGGAAACGACCGCCGCCCAGGTCCGGGACATCCTGCATTGCCAGTCGGCGATGCTGCTGCCCCGCATGAATATCCAGGAAGCCGTGGCCGCCTTCGACAAGGCCGAGGCGGAATCCCTCGCGGTGGTCGATTCCGTCGAGGACCGCCGCGTCGTCGGCCTGCTCACCGAGGCCTATGCGCTGCGGCGCTACTCGGAGGAATCCGAGCAGCGCCGCCGCGAAGCGCTTGGAGAGCTGTGA
- a CDS encoding 2OG-Fe(II) oxygenase has protein sequence MPAAPRSRPSAPAASSAAEAVRSAVAASDWTAIEADIDASGCAVLPGLISREDCESLAALYDGDHFRSRIVMARHGFGRGEYQYFAYPLPDVVAALRAALYPRLAPLASRWNAALGISTRYPAEHAAFLARCHAAGQIRPTPLLLRYDAGDYNCLHQDLYGEHVFPLQVAVLLSEPGREFSGGEFVLTEQRPRMQSRAEVVPLRQGDAVAFAVRHRPVQGSRGIYRVNLRHGVSRLRSGRRHTLGIIFHDAA, from the coding sequence ATGCCCGCCGCCCCCCGCTCCCGCCCATCCGCGCCGGCCGCATCGTCCGCCGCCGAAGCCGTTCGTTCGGCCGTGGCCGCTTCGGACTGGACCGCGATCGAGGCCGACATCGATGCCAGCGGCTGCGCCGTGCTCCCCGGCCTCATCAGCCGCGAGGACTGCGAAAGCCTCGCCGCGCTCTATGACGGCGATCATTTCCGCAGCCGCATCGTGATGGCGCGCCACGGCTTCGGCCGGGGCGAATACCAGTACTTTGCCTATCCGCTGCCCGATGTCGTCGCGGCGTTGCGCGCGGCCCTCTATCCGCGCCTCGCGCCGCTCGCCAGCCGCTGGAACGCGGCGCTGGGGATCTCGACCCGTTACCCGGCCGAGCATGCGGCCTTTCTCGCCCGCTGCCACGCCGCCGGACAGATCAGGCCGACGCCTCTCCTGCTGCGCTACGACGCCGGCGACTACAATTGCCTGCACCAGGATCTCTATGGCGAGCACGTCTTTCCTCTGCAGGTCGCCGTGCTGCTGTCGGAACCGGGCCGGGAATTCAGCGGAGGCGAATTCGTCCTGACCGAGCAGCGCCCGCGCATGCAGTCGCGCGCCGAGGTGGTGCCGCTGCGCCAGGGCGACGCGGTGGCCTTCGCCGTCCGCCACCGGCCCGTCCAGGGCAGTCGTGGCATCTATCGCGTCAACCTGCGCCACGGCGTCAGCCGGCTGCGCTCCGGCCGTCGGCACACGCTCGGCATCATCTTCCACGACGCGGCGTAG
- a CDS encoding UDP-glucose/GDP-mannose dehydrogenase family protein, whose product MRIAMIGTGYVGLVSGACFADFGHHVTCIDKDAGKIAALQRGEIPIFEPGLNQLVATNTAAGRLDFAADLSAPVAEADAVFIAVGTPSRRGDGHADLTYVHAAAREIAANVTGFTVVITKSTVPVGTGDDVERIIAETNPQADVLVASNPEFLREGAAIRDFKHPDRIVVGTDDERARKVITEIYRPLYLNQAPIMYTGRRTAELIKYAANAFLATKITFINEIADLAERAGADVQEVARGIGLDNRIGSKFLHAGPGFGGSCFPKDTRALVKTAQDHDAPLRIVEAVLAVNDSRKRAMARKVAAALGGQLRGKTIGVLGLTFKPNTDDMREAPSIPLITALQDMGAQVRAYDPEGMEQARLELPAIAYCDNPYACAEGADALVIVTEWEQFRALDLRRLKREMAQPVIVDLRNIYRPEEMAEHGFAYESIGRARR is encoded by the coding sequence ATGCGCATTGCGATGATCGGCACCGGATATGTCGGCCTGGTTTCCGGAGCCTGCTTCGCCGATTTCGGCCATCACGTCACCTGCATCGACAAGGACGCCGGCAAGATCGCCGCCCTCCAGCGCGGCGAGATCCCGATCTTCGAACCCGGGCTGAACCAGCTCGTCGCCACCAACACCGCCGCCGGGCGGCTCGATTTCGCCGCCGATCTGTCCGCCCCGGTCGCCGAGGCCGATGCCGTCTTCATCGCCGTCGGCACCCCATCCCGTCGTGGCGACGGCCATGCCGATCTGACCTACGTCCACGCCGCGGCGCGCGAGATCGCGGCCAACGTCACGGGCTTCACGGTCGTGATCACCAAGTCGACGGTGCCGGTCGGCACCGGCGACGACGTCGAGCGCATCATCGCCGAGACCAATCCGCAGGCCGACGTCCTCGTCGCCTCCAACCCGGAATTCCTGCGCGAGGGCGCGGCGATCCGCGATTTCAAACACCCCGACCGCATCGTGGTCGGCACCGACGACGAGCGCGCGCGCAAGGTGATCACCGAGATCTACCGGCCGCTTTATCTCAATCAGGCGCCGATCATGTATACCGGCCGGCGCACGGCAGAGCTGATCAAGTACGCCGCCAACGCCTTTCTCGCCACCAAGATCACCTTCATCAACGAGATCGCCGATCTCGCCGAGCGCGCCGGCGCCGATGTCCAGGAGGTCGCCCGCGGCATCGGCCTCGACAACCGCATCGGTTCGAAATTCCTGCATGCCGGACCGGGCTTCGGCGGCTCGTGCTTTCCCAAGGACACCCGCGCGCTGGTCAAGACGGCGCAGGACCACGACGCGCCGCTGCGCATCGTCGAGGCGGTGCTGGCGGTCAACGACAGCCGCAAGCGGGCGATGGCCCGCAAGGTCGCCGCCGCGCTCGGCGGCCAGTTGCGCGGCAAAACCATCGGTGTGCTCGGATTGACCTTCAAGCCCAATACCGACGACATGCGCGAAGCGCCGTCGATCCCGCTGATCACCGCGCTGCAGGACATGGGCGCGCAGGTCAGGGCCTACGACCCCGAGGGCATGGAGCAGGCGAGGCTTGAGCTGCCCGCGATCGCCTATTGCGACAATCCCTATGCCTGCGCCGAAGGCGCCGACGCCCTCGTCATCGTCACCGAATGGGAGCAGTTTCGCGCCCTCGACCTCAGGCGGCTGAAGCGCGAGATGGCGCAGCCGGTGATCGTCGATCTGCGCAACATCTATCGGCCCGAGGAGATGGCCGAGCACGGCTTTGCCTACGAGAGCATCGGGCGAGCGCGCCGCTAA
- the metK gene encoding methionine adenosyltransferase, whose product MRASYLFTSESVSEGHPDKVCDRISDEIVDLFYREGPKAGVDPWAIRAACETLATTNQVVIAGETRGPSTVTRDWISHVARMAIRDIGYEQSGFHWDKCDIKVLLHPQSADIAQGVDALQPGTNREEGAGDQGIMFGYACNETPELMPAPIYYAHKILRLIAEARHSGDEAVLGPDSKSQVTVRYENGKPVGVTQIVVSHQHLIEDLTSAKVRELVEPYVRRALPDGWISKDTVWHVNPTGKFYIGGPDGDAGLTGRKIIVDTYGGAAPHGGGAFSGKDPTKVDRSAAYAARYLAKNVVAAGLADRCTIQLSYAIGVAKPLSIYVDTHGTGKVDASQIEKAVGEAMDLTPRGIRRHLDLNKPIYARTSAYGHFGRQPDADGGFSWEKTDLTDAIKRAV is encoded by the coding sequence ATGCGCGCGTCCTACTTGTTCACCAGCGAGTCGGTGTCGGAAGGTCACCCGGACAAGGTCTGCGACCGGATCTCTGACGAGATCGTCGATCTGTTCTATCGCGAAGGGCCGAAGGCCGGCGTCGATCCGTGGGCGATCCGAGCCGCCTGCGAGACGCTCGCGACCACCAACCAGGTCGTGATCGCCGGCGAGACCCGCGGTCCCTCGACCGTGACCAGGGACTGGATCTCCCATGTCGCGCGCATGGCCATCCGCGACATCGGCTACGAGCAGTCCGGCTTCCACTGGGACAAGTGCGATATCAAGGTGCTGCTGCATCCGCAGTCGGCCGACATCGCCCAGGGCGTCGACGCGCTGCAGCCCGGCACCAACCGCGAGGAGGGCGCCGGCGACCAGGGCATCATGTTCGGCTACGCCTGCAACGAGACCCCGGAGCTGATGCCGGCGCCGATCTATTACGCCCACAAGATCCTGCGGCTGATCGCGGAAGCCCGCCATTCCGGCGACGAAGCGGTGCTGGGACCGGATTCCAAGAGCCAGGTCACCGTGCGCTACGAGAACGGCAAGCCGGTCGGCGTCACCCAGATCGTGGTGTCGCACCAGCACCTGATCGAGGATCTCACCTCGGCCAAGGTGCGTGAGCTGGTCGAGCCCTATGTGCGCCGGGCGCTGCCCGACGGCTGGATCTCCAAGGACACGGTGTGGCACGTCAACCCGACCGGCAAGTTCTACATCGGCGGTCCCGACGGTGACGCCGGCCTGACCGGCCGCAAGATCATCGTCGACACCTATGGCGGCGCGGCGCCCCATGGCGGCGGTGCGTTCTCGGGCAAGGATCCGACCAAGGTCGATCGTTCGGCGGCCTATGCGGCGCGCTACCTTGCCAAGAACGTGGTGGCGGCCGGCCTCGCCGATCGCTGCACCATCCAGCTCTCCTACGCCATCGGCGTCGCCAAGCCGCTGTCGATCTATGTCGACACCCACGGCACCGGCAAGGTCGATGCCTCCCAGATCGAGAAGGCGGTGGGCGAGGCCATGGACCTCACCCCGCGCGGCATCCGCCGGCACCTCGACCTCAACAAGCCGATCTATGCGCGCACTTCGGCCTACGGCCATTTCGGCCGGCAGCCCGACGCCGACGGCGGTTTCTCCTGGGAGAAGACCGATCTGACCGACGCCATCAAGCGCGCGGTTTAG
- the ahcY gene encoding adenosylhomocysteinase gives MSNADYIVKDIGLAEFGRKEIDLAETEMPGLMATRAEFGASQPLKGARIAGSLHMTIQTAVLIETLKALGADVRWVSCNIYSTQDHAAAAIAAAGIPVFAFKGESLKEYWDFTAKLFDWHGGGVPNMILDDGGDATMFVHQGLRAENGDTAFLDKAESEEEEIFYALIKKKLAEKPKGWFAELAKSIRGVSEETTTGVNRLYQLAAAGKLLFPAINVNDSVTKSKFDNLYGCRESLVDAIRRGTDVMMSGKVAFVAGFGDVGKGSAASLRQAGCRVLVAEVDPICALQAAMEGYEVVTIEDALPRADIYVTATGNRDIITIEHVRGMKDRAIVCNIGHFDNEIQVSSLRNYKWTNIKPQVDEIELASGKRIILLSEGRLVNLGNAMGHPSFVMSASFTNQTIAQIELWTNPGKYDEKVYTLPKHLDEKVAMLHLNKIGVKLTKLKPEQAAYIGVPQDGPFKADHYRY, from the coding sequence ATGAGCAACGCCGACTACATCGTCAAGGACATCGGTCTCGCCGAATTCGGCCGCAAGGAGATCGATCTCGCCGAGACCGAAATGCCGGGCCTGATGGCGACCCGTGCCGAATTCGGCGCTTCGCAGCCGCTGAAGGGCGCCCGCATTGCCGGCTCCCTGCACATGACCATCCAGACCGCGGTGCTGATCGAGACGCTCAAGGCGCTCGGCGCCGATGTCCGCTGGGTGTCGTGCAACATCTATTCGACCCAGGACCACGCCGCCGCGGCGATTGCCGCCGCCGGCATTCCGGTGTTCGCCTTCAAGGGCGAGAGCCTGAAGGAATACTGGGACTTTACCGCCAAGCTGTTCGACTGGCATGGCGGCGGCGTGCCCAACATGATCCTCGACGACGGCGGCGATGCCACCATGTTCGTCCATCAGGGCCTGCGCGCCGAGAACGGCGACACCGCCTTCCTCGACAAGGCCGAGAGCGAGGAAGAGGAGATCTTCTACGCCCTGATCAAGAAGAAGCTCGCCGAGAAGCCGAAGGGCTGGTTCGCCGAACTCGCGAAGAGCATCCGCGGCGTCTCCGAGGAGACCACCACCGGCGTCAACCGCCTCTATCAGCTCGCCGCCGCCGGCAAGCTGCTGTTCCCGGCGATCAACGTCAACGACAGCGTCACCAAGTCGAAGTTCGACAATCTCTATGGCTGCCGCGAGTCGCTGGTCGACGCCATCCGCCGCGGCACCGACGTGATGATGTCGGGCAAGGTCGCCTTCGTCGCCGGCTTCGGCGATGTCGGCAAGGGCTCGGCGGCGTCGCTGCGCCAGGCCGGCTGCCGCGTGCTGGTGGCCGAGGTCGATCCGATCTGCGCGTTGCAGGCGGCGATGGAGGGCTACGAGGTCGTCACCATCGAGGACGCGCTGCCGCGCGCCGACATCTACGTCACCGCCACCGGCAACCGCGACATCATCACCATCGAGCACGTGCGGGGGATGAAGGATCGCGCCATCGTCTGCAACATCGGCCACTTCGACAACGAGATCCAGGTCTCGTCGCTGCGGAACTACAAGTGGACCAACATCAAGCCGCAGGTCGACGAGATCGAACTCGCCTCGGGCAAGCGCATCATCCTGCTGTCGGAAGGCCGGCTGGTAAATCTCGGCAACGCCATGGGCCATCCGTCGTTCGTGATGTCGGCCTCCTTCACCAACCAGACCATCGCCCAGATCGAGCTCTGGACCAACCCGGGCAAGTACGACGAGAAGGTCTATACGCTGCCCAAGCATCTCGACGAGAAGGTCGCCATGCTGCATCTGAACAAGATCGGCGTGAAGCTGACCAAGCTCAAGCCCGAGCAGGCCGCCTATATCGGCGTGCCGCAGGACGGCCCGTTCAAGGCGGATCACTATCGCTACTGA